In Mesoplodon densirostris isolate mMesDen1 chromosome 5, mMesDen1 primary haplotype, whole genome shotgun sequence, a single window of DNA contains:
- the TMEM44 gene encoding transmembrane protein 44 isoform X5: MGEAPSPAPALWDWDYLDHCFARHRVCISFGLWICAFSCWIAVHALLLYLRCGKKSGRDQSALCAACCLLTSLCDTIGAILAKQLTIQVFTGAYLAAVDLVNFVSILFPVCSSKVKSSSGRGSRERKRKRQLRASIFALVLPLSLGPGWALWAAVPKASGPIRGPQRRLLGSLVQDDTEIFGYLLGGIAALGSWASRIPQLSRICWGRTFPCIYLWTRLLSALAGLLYASAIVAHDRRPEYLLRATPWFLTSLGRAALDLAIIFLSWVMKSKMRHALGFASEATENADTQALLTCAEKEEENQEARTENSDWVPLTTLPYCKPLKRMAAVSRYLELTIEPVQQASCSATRLPGDGQTSTGATSLQEPPSYPPVQVIRAHVSSSSSSQVSSINSDLEVS, translated from the exons ATGGGGGAGGCGCCCAGCCCCGCGCCCGCGCTCTGGGACTGGGACTACCTGGACCACTGCTTCGCCCGCCACCGTGTCTGCATCTCCTTCGGCCTGTGGATCTGCGCCTTTTCCTGCTGGATCGCCGTCCACGCGCT GCTTCTCTATCTGAGATGTGGGAAGAAATCCGGACGGGACCAGTCGGCGCTGTGTGCTGCCTGCTGCCTTCTGACCAGCCTGTGTGACACCATCGGGGCGATTCTGGCCAAACAGCTCACCATCCAG GTCTTCACTGGTGCCTACCTAGCAGCTGTTGACCTGGTGAACTTTGTGTCCATTCTCTTCCCAGTCTGCAGCTCCAAAGTCAAGTCCAGTTCAG GTCGGGGTTCccgggagagaaagaggaagcgGCAGCTCAGGGCCAGCATATTTGCCCTGGTCCTGCCTCTGAGCCTGGGCCCAGGCTGGGCTCTGTGGGCCGCTGTCCCGAAGGCTTCAGGCCCCATCCGAGGGCCACAGCGGAGGCTGCTGGGAAGCCTGGTACAG GACGATACTGAAATCTTTGGCTACCTGCTGGGCGGCATCGCAGCCTTgggctcctgggcttcccggATCCCCCAGCTCTCCAGAATC tGCTGGGGTAGGACATTTCCCTGCATCTACCTGTGGACCCGGCTCCTGTCGGCCCTGGCTGGCCTCCTCTACGCCTCGGCCATCGTGGCCCATGACCGGCGGCCTGAATACCTGCTACGGGCCACACCCTGGTTCCTGACCTCCCTCGGCCGTGCAGCGCTGGACCTCGCC atcattttcctttcctgggtGATGAAGAGCAAGATGAGGCACGCCTTGGGATTTGCCTCTGAAGCCACAGAGAATGCCGACACCCAAGCCCTTTTGACCTGtgcagagaaggaggaagaaaaccaGGAGGCAAGGACCGAG AATTCGGACTGGGTGCCTCTCACCACGCTACCGTACTGCAAGCCCCTCAAGAGGATGGCAGCTGTCAGCCGCTACCTGGAGCTGACCATCGAGCCTGTGCAGCAG GCGAGCTGCAGTGCCACCAGGCTGCCTGGAGATGGACAGACAAGCACGGGAGCCACGTCCCTGCAGGAGCCCCCCTCGTACCCTCCGGTCCAGGTCATCCGGGCGCATGTGTCCTCCAGTAGCTCCTCCCAGGTCTCCTCCATCAACTCTGACCTCGAG
- the TMEM44 gene encoding transmembrane protein 44 isoform X3 produces MGEAPSPAPALWDWDYLDHCFARHRVCISFGLWICAFSCWIAVHALLLYLRCGKKSGRDQSALCAACCLLTSLCDTIGAILAKQLTIQVFTGAYLAAVDLVNFVSILFPVCSSKVKSSSGRGSRERKRKRQLRASIFALVLPLSLGPGWALWAAVPKASGPIRGPQRRLLGSLVQDDTEIFGYLLGGIAALGSWASRIPQLSRICWGRTFPCIYLWTRLLSALAGLLYASAIVAHDRRPEYLLRATPWFLTSLGRAALDLAIIFLSWVMKSKMRHALGFASEATENADTQALLTCAEKEEENQEARTENSDWVPLTTLPYCKPLKRMAAVSRYLELTIEPVQQASCSATRLPGDGQTSTGATSLQEPPSYPPVQVIRAHVSSSSSSQVSSINSDLEWDPEDVNLGGNKDNMEIFRPRVHRWSMKPVDLTSVK; encoded by the exons ATGGGGGAGGCGCCCAGCCCCGCGCCCGCGCTCTGGGACTGGGACTACCTGGACCACTGCTTCGCCCGCCACCGTGTCTGCATCTCCTTCGGCCTGTGGATCTGCGCCTTTTCCTGCTGGATCGCCGTCCACGCGCT GCTTCTCTATCTGAGATGTGGGAAGAAATCCGGACGGGACCAGTCGGCGCTGTGTGCTGCCTGCTGCCTTCTGACCAGCCTGTGTGACACCATCGGGGCGATTCTGGCCAAACAGCTCACCATCCAG GTCTTCACTGGTGCCTACCTAGCAGCTGTTGACCTGGTGAACTTTGTGTCCATTCTCTTCCCAGTCTGCAGCTCCAAAGTCAAGTCCAGTTCAG GTCGGGGTTCccgggagagaaagaggaagcgGCAGCTCAGGGCCAGCATATTTGCCCTGGTCCTGCCTCTGAGCCTGGGCCCAGGCTGGGCTCTGTGGGCCGCTGTCCCGAAGGCTTCAGGCCCCATCCGAGGGCCACAGCGGAGGCTGCTGGGAAGCCTGGTACAG GACGATACTGAAATCTTTGGCTACCTGCTGGGCGGCATCGCAGCCTTgggctcctgggcttcccggATCCCCCAGCTCTCCAGAATC tGCTGGGGTAGGACATTTCCCTGCATCTACCTGTGGACCCGGCTCCTGTCGGCCCTGGCTGGCCTCCTCTACGCCTCGGCCATCGTGGCCCATGACCGGCGGCCTGAATACCTGCTACGGGCCACACCCTGGTTCCTGACCTCCCTCGGCCGTGCAGCGCTGGACCTCGCC atcattttcctttcctgggtGATGAAGAGCAAGATGAGGCACGCCTTGGGATTTGCCTCTGAAGCCACAGAGAATGCCGACACCCAAGCCCTTTTGACCTGtgcagagaaggaggaagaaaaccaGGAGGCAAGGACCGAG AATTCGGACTGGGTGCCTCTCACCACGCTACCGTACTGCAAGCCCCTCAAGAGGATGGCAGCTGTCAGCCGCTACCTGGAGCTGACCATCGAGCCTGTGCAGCAG GCGAGCTGCAGTGCCACCAGGCTGCCTGGAGATGGACAGACAAGCACGGGAGCCACGTCCCTGCAGGAGCCCCCCTCGTACCCTCCGGTCCAGGTCATCCGGGCGCATGTGTCCTCCAGTAGCTCCTCCCAGGTCTCCTCCATCAACTCTGACCTCGAG
- the TMEM44 gene encoding transmembrane protein 44 isoform X4 — protein MGEAPSPAPALWDWDYLDHCFARHRVCISFGLWICAFSCWIAVHALLLYLRCGKKSGRDQSALCAACCLLTSLCDTIGAILAKQLTIQVFTGAYLAAVDLVNFVSILFPVCSSKVKSSSGRGSRERKRKRQLRASIFALVLPLSLGPGWALWAAVPKASGPIRGPQRRLLGSLVQDDTEIFGYLLGGIAALGSWASRIPQLSRICWGRTFPCIYLWTRLLSALAGLLYASAIVAHDRRPEYLLRATPWFLTSLGRAALDLAIIFLSWVMKSKMRHALGFASEATENADTQALLTCAEKEEENQEARTENSDWVPLTTLPYCKPLKRMAAVSRYLELTIEPVQQASCSATRLPGDGQTSTGATSLQEPPSYPPVQVIRAHVSSSSSSQVSSINSDLETLLPAPADRTQSLGCLSFLKPNPSFKEKTIN, from the exons ATGGGGGAGGCGCCCAGCCCCGCGCCCGCGCTCTGGGACTGGGACTACCTGGACCACTGCTTCGCCCGCCACCGTGTCTGCATCTCCTTCGGCCTGTGGATCTGCGCCTTTTCCTGCTGGATCGCCGTCCACGCGCT GCTTCTCTATCTGAGATGTGGGAAGAAATCCGGACGGGACCAGTCGGCGCTGTGTGCTGCCTGCTGCCTTCTGACCAGCCTGTGTGACACCATCGGGGCGATTCTGGCCAAACAGCTCACCATCCAG GTCTTCACTGGTGCCTACCTAGCAGCTGTTGACCTGGTGAACTTTGTGTCCATTCTCTTCCCAGTCTGCAGCTCCAAAGTCAAGTCCAGTTCAG GTCGGGGTTCccgggagagaaagaggaagcgGCAGCTCAGGGCCAGCATATTTGCCCTGGTCCTGCCTCTGAGCCTGGGCCCAGGCTGGGCTCTGTGGGCCGCTGTCCCGAAGGCTTCAGGCCCCATCCGAGGGCCACAGCGGAGGCTGCTGGGAAGCCTGGTACAG GACGATACTGAAATCTTTGGCTACCTGCTGGGCGGCATCGCAGCCTTgggctcctgggcttcccggATCCCCCAGCTCTCCAGAATC tGCTGGGGTAGGACATTTCCCTGCATCTACCTGTGGACCCGGCTCCTGTCGGCCCTGGCTGGCCTCCTCTACGCCTCGGCCATCGTGGCCCATGACCGGCGGCCTGAATACCTGCTACGGGCCACACCCTGGTTCCTGACCTCCCTCGGCCGTGCAGCGCTGGACCTCGCC atcattttcctttcctgggtGATGAAGAGCAAGATGAGGCACGCCTTGGGATTTGCCTCTGAAGCCACAGAGAATGCCGACACCCAAGCCCTTTTGACCTGtgcagagaaggaggaagaaaaccaGGAGGCAAGGACCGAG AATTCGGACTGGGTGCCTCTCACCACGCTACCGTACTGCAAGCCCCTCAAGAGGATGGCAGCTGTCAGCCGCTACCTGGAGCTGACCATCGAGCCTGTGCAGCAG GCGAGCTGCAGTGCCACCAGGCTGCCTGGAGATGGACAGACAAGCACGGGAGCCACGTCCCTGCAGGAGCCCCCCTCGTACCCTCCGGTCCAGGTCATCCGGGCGCATGTGTCCTCCAGTAGCTCCTCCCAGGTCTCCTCCATCAACTCTGACCTCGAG